One genomic region from Chthonomonas calidirosea T49 encodes:
- the pepV gene encoding dipeptidase PepV, producing the protein MDPTLQKLHRWIDDHQNEIIEALQGVLRIPSVEGPPEPGAPYGRAVREALDYTLELSRKLGFRVRDIDGHAGDAEFGEGSEYIGVLGHLDVVPEGEGWHYPPYGAEIHDGYIYARGASDDKGPTYAALFAAKALMESGSPLRRRVRIIFGCNEESGFGCMHHYFDVTNQERPLYGFTPDASFPLIYAEKGIVNLTLSKPLPNNNADLYIAYAQGGRRPNMVPDHASALLAGSAKALREAETLLNRYWDRNITFNHTDEGIKIEAIGKSAHGSHPTAGDNAIVRLARVLCEFELPERSLWLDWVVHASDTAGSGLGIAHRDDVSGPLTSNLGVLEYKGGRVFLTYNIRYPVTWPLDSLLDQGRPFWEKEGWSYEVTQGHAPLYVPLDQEPVATLLRVYREETGDMKSQPGTMGGGTYARATPRTVAYGAAFPDGKDGPAHEPDERIAIQSVLKAAKIYAHALYELAK; encoded by the coding sequence ATGGATCCTACACTCCAAAAACTGCATCGTTGGATTGACGATCATCAGAATGAAATCATCGAGGCCCTTCAGGGGGTCTTGCGCATCCCCAGCGTAGAAGGCCCACCGGAACCCGGTGCTCCCTATGGCCGTGCCGTTCGCGAGGCTTTAGACTATACTCTCGAACTGAGTCGCAAACTCGGTTTTCGTGTGCGCGATATTGACGGACATGCCGGGGATGCGGAGTTTGGCGAAGGCTCCGAATATATAGGAGTATTGGGGCATCTCGATGTTGTCCCTGAAGGAGAGGGTTGGCACTACCCACCCTATGGCGCCGAAATCCACGATGGCTATATCTATGCACGGGGCGCCTCCGATGATAAAGGCCCAACCTATGCTGCGCTATTCGCTGCTAAAGCGCTCATGGAGAGCGGCTCGCCGCTTCGACGCAGGGTCCGGATTATCTTCGGCTGCAATGAGGAGAGCGGCTTTGGCTGCATGCATCACTATTTCGATGTCACTAACCAAGAACGCCCTCTCTACGGTTTCACCCCTGATGCCTCCTTCCCCCTTATCTACGCAGAGAAAGGCATTGTGAACCTTACTCTCTCCAAACCCCTCCCAAATAACAACGCAGATCTCTATATTGCCTATGCCCAGGGTGGTCGCCGTCCGAATATGGTGCCCGATCATGCAAGCGCCCTCCTTGCCGGCAGCGCTAAAGCGCTACGTGAGGCCGAAACCCTCCTAAACCGCTACTGGGATCGTAACATTACGTTCAACCACACAGATGAAGGCATAAAAATAGAGGCTATCGGCAAATCGGCACATGGCAGCCATCCCACAGCTGGCGACAATGCCATTGTGCGACTTGCCCGCGTCTTGTGCGAGTTCGAACTTCCTGAACGCTCCCTTTGGCTCGATTGGGTCGTGCACGCCTCAGATACAGCCGGCAGTGGTCTGGGAATCGCCCACCGTGACGACGTGTCCGGACCTCTCACCTCTAACCTCGGCGTCTTGGAGTACAAGGGCGGACGCGTTTTTCTCACCTATAACATCCGTTACCCTGTTACCTGGCCGTTAGATAGTCTGCTGGATCAAGGACGTCCGTTTTGGGAAAAGGAGGGATGGAGCTACGAGGTTACCCAGGGTCACGCCCCCCTCTACGTACCGCTTGATCAAGAACCGGTGGCAACCCTTCTGCGCGTCTATCGTGAAGAAACAGGAGATATGAAAAGTCAACCTGGCACAATGGGCGGAGGAACCTATGCACGCGCAACACCACGTACCGTTGCCTATGGTGCTGCTTTCCCCGACGGAAAAGATGGACCAGCTCACGAGCCGGACGAGCGTATCGCGATTCAGTCCGTGCTGAAAGCAGCAAAAATCTACGCTCATGCCCTTTACGAACTCGCGAAGTAA